From a region of the Meiothermus cerbereus DSM 11376 genome:
- the ispG gene encoding flavodoxin-dependent (E)-4-hydroxy-3-methylbut-2-enyl-diphosphate synthase encodes MVVKRRKTPTVWVGKVPKGGDHPVVVQSMTNTDTADIEATVAQVWALARAGSEVVRMTVNNDEAALAVPEIKRRLADLGVDVPLVGDFHFNGHILLRKYPQMALALDKYRINPGTVGKGKQQDPNFRTMCEVAVEYGKPVRIGVNWGSLDAGLLEEMMDANAARSEPKDAHQVTLETIVESAVRSYEWALKYGLSEDKIILSAKISNAPDLWWVYRELARRTHAPLHLGLTEAGMGVSGIVTSTAGLVPLLAEGIGDTIRVSITPAPGEPRTKEVEVALEILQSIGVRQFTPSVASCPGCGRTTSTFFQELALQVSTRLSTQMPVWKNQYPGVENLKVAVMGCVVNGPGESKHADIGISLPGTGEAPRAPVYIDGQLVTTLKGDHIAEEFMGMVEEYIQKRFGKQMA; translated from the coding sequence ATGGTAGTCAAACGCCGCAAAACACCGACGGTCTGGGTGGGGAAAGTACCCAAAGGGGGCGACCACCCGGTGGTGGTACAATCCATGACCAATACCGACACTGCCGACATCGAGGCCACCGTAGCTCAGGTCTGGGCCCTGGCCCGCGCGGGCTCCGAGGTCGTGCGCATGACCGTCAACAATGACGAAGCTGCTCTGGCCGTACCTGAAATCAAGCGTCGCCTGGCCGACCTGGGTGTGGATGTGCCCCTGGTGGGCGATTTTCACTTCAACGGCCATATTCTGTTGCGCAAGTACCCCCAGATGGCGCTGGCCTTGGACAAGTACCGCATCAACCCCGGAACAGTGGGAAAAGGCAAACAACAGGACCCCAACTTTCGCACCATGTGCGAGGTGGCGGTGGAGTACGGCAAGCCGGTGCGGATTGGGGTGAACTGGGGTTCGCTGGACGCAGGCTTGCTCGAGGAGATGATGGACGCCAATGCCGCCCGCTCCGAACCCAAAGATGCCCACCAGGTCACGCTCGAGACCATCGTAGAGTCGGCGGTTCGTAGCTACGAATGGGCCCTGAAGTATGGCCTCAGCGAAGATAAAATCATCCTATCGGCCAAGATTTCAAATGCACCCGACCTCTGGTGGGTCTACCGCGAACTAGCCCGGCGTACCCATGCGCCGCTGCATTTAGGGCTAACCGAGGCCGGTATGGGCGTGAGCGGCATCGTGACCAGCACCGCGGGCCTGGTTCCCCTGCTGGCCGAAGGCATCGGCGATACCATTCGGGTCTCCATTACCCCGGCCCCCGGCGAACCCCGCACTAAGGAAGTAGAAGTAGCCCTGGAAATCCTGCAATCCATTGGGGTACGGCAGTTTACCCCCAGCGTAGCCAGTTGCCCTGGTTGCGGACGCACCACCAGCACCTTCTTTCAAGAGCTGGCCCTGCAGGTTTCCACCCGCCTGAGCACCCAGATGCCGGTCTGGAAAAACCAGTACCCTGGCGTCGAAAACCTCAAGGTAGCGGTAATGGGGTGCGTGGTCAACGGCCCTGGTGAGTCCAAGCACGCCGACATCGGAATTTCGCTGCCCGGCACCGGCGAGGCCCCCCGCGCTCCTGTGTATATCGACGGGCAGCTGGTCACCACCCTCAAGGGCGACCATATCGCCGAGGAGTTTATGGGTATGGTGGAGGAATACATTCAGAAGCGCTTTGGCAAGCAGATGGCCTAA
- the lon gene encoding endopeptidase La: MNDKTEKNNTNLPERLPVCPVRGSVIYPSMVMPIDAGRAISIRAIEAALSQERVILIVSQRDKEVEEPGADDLYDVGTACNILRMRKNADGSVQMLVQAFARVKVQQYYQATGYLEASVMRLPEVEGKATEVTALFREVKERFENLLREGKYVSPEVAQFVLNLEDPSQLADYIAFHLDFKLEDKQQILATPSVVDRLKRIAILLDAELDLVETQRRIQQQVKEEIDKNQREFYLREQMKAIQRELHGEEGEVEVEEFRQKIAALNLPANVLPEVERELSRFARMHPDSAEASVVRTYLDWIINLPWNTRTQDQIDLREAKKILDEDHYGLEKVKDRVLEYLAVRKLKLERQQKGEIPPEEVSKGPILLFVGPPGVGKTSIAKSIAKSLGRKYHRISLGGARDESDIRGHRRTYIGAMPGRIIQGMRQAGSKNPVILLDEVDKLGVSYQGDPAAALLELLDPAQNKEFTDHYLGVPFDMSEVLFICTANFPENIPGPLFDRMELIEFTSYIEQEKLEIAKRYLLPRQMSENGLKENQVHITEAALMRLITHYTREAGVRNLEREIGTLLRKSARSILESGKKRVRITEADLEKYLGPARFQPESEARTPQIGVATGMFYTPVGGDIMFIEVSVMPGKGNLILTGQLGDVMKESARAALSYAKKNAARFGIPLERFDNSDVHIHVPAGAVPKEGPSAGIAITAALVSALAEIPVRNDVAMTGEITLTGRVLPIGGVKEKVLGARRAGIREVILPKQNQPDLSDIPAYLRQNLQFHFAEALDQVLDWTLVGGLRALEHKAAPPSKKTRRGKEQPVARA; this comes from the coding sequence ATGAACGACAAAACCGAAAAAAATAACACTAACCTTCCCGAGAGGCTCCCGGTATGTCCGGTACGAGGCTCGGTGATTTACCCCAGCATGGTCATGCCCATCGATGCGGGGCGGGCTATATCCATACGGGCCATCGAGGCCGCTTTATCCCAGGAGCGGGTCATCCTGATCGTCAGCCAGCGGGACAAAGAAGTAGAGGAACCCGGCGCGGACGACCTGTACGATGTGGGCACCGCCTGCAACATCCTCCGCATGCGCAAAAACGCCGATGGCTCGGTGCAGATGCTGGTACAGGCCTTTGCTCGGGTAAAGGTACAGCAGTATTACCAGGCCACCGGCTACCTGGAAGCCAGCGTGATGCGGCTGCCCGAGGTTGAAGGCAAGGCTACCGAGGTGACGGCGCTATTCCGCGAGGTCAAGGAGCGCTTTGAGAACCTGCTGCGCGAGGGCAAGTATGTCTCGCCCGAAGTGGCGCAGTTTGTGCTGAACCTGGAAGACCCTTCGCAGCTGGCCGATTACATTGCCTTCCACCTCGACTTCAAGCTGGAAGACAAGCAGCAGATTCTGGCCACCCCCTCGGTGGTGGATCGCCTCAAGCGCATTGCCATCTTGCTGGATGCTGAGCTGGACCTGGTGGAGACCCAGCGCCGTATTCAGCAGCAGGTGAAAGAAGAAATTGATAAAAACCAGCGGGAGTTTTATCTGCGCGAGCAGATGAAGGCCATCCAGCGCGAGCTTCATGGTGAAGAGGGCGAGGTGGAGGTGGAGGAGTTCCGCCAGAAAATTGCCGCTTTGAACCTACCTGCAAATGTTTTGCCTGAAGTGGAGCGCGAGCTTTCCCGCTTTGCCCGCATGCACCCCGACTCGGCTGAAGCCAGCGTGGTGCGCACCTATCTGGACTGGATCATCAACCTTCCCTGGAACACCCGCACCCAGGACCAGATTGACCTGCGGGAAGCCAAAAAAATCCTGGATGAAGACCATTATGGGCTGGAAAAGGTCAAGGATCGGGTGCTGGAGTACCTGGCGGTGCGCAAGCTGAAGCTCGAGCGCCAGCAGAAGGGCGAAATTCCGCCAGAGGAGGTTTCCAAAGGCCCCATCTTGCTGTTTGTGGGGCCGCCAGGGGTAGGGAAGACCTCCATCGCCAAGTCCATCGCCAAGAGCCTGGGCCGTAAATACCACCGCATCTCGCTGGGTGGGGCCCGCGACGAGTCCGATATTCGAGGCCACCGCCGCACCTACATCGGGGCCATGCCAGGACGCATCATCCAGGGCATGCGCCAGGCTGGCAGCAAGAACCCCGTCATCTTGCTGGACGAGGTAGACAAACTGGGGGTTTCTTACCAGGGCGACCCGGCAGCGGCCTTGCTCGAGCTGCTTGACCCCGCGCAAAACAAGGAGTTTACCGACCACTACCTGGGCGTTCCGTTTGACATGAGCGAGGTGCTCTTTATCTGCACCGCCAACTTCCCCGAGAACATTCCCGGGCCCCTGTTCGACCGCATGGAGCTGATCGAGTTTACCAGCTACATCGAACAGGAAAAGCTCGAGATCGCCAAGCGCTACCTGCTGCCCCGTCAGATGAGCGAGAATGGGCTTAAGGAAAACCAGGTACACATCACCGAGGCTGCGCTGATGCGCCTGATTACTCACTACACCCGCGAGGCCGGGGTACGCAACCTCGAGCGCGAGATCGGCACCTTGTTGCGTAAGTCCGCTCGCTCCATTCTGGAAAGCGGGAAAAAGCGGGTACGCATCACCGAAGCCGACCTGGAAAAATACCTTGGCCCGGCGCGCTTCCAGCCCGAGTCGGAGGCCAGAACGCCCCAGATTGGGGTGGCCACGGGGATGTTTTACACCCCGGTAGGGGGCGACATCATGTTTATCGAGGTCTCGGTCATGCCGGGCAAAGGCAACCTGATTCTGACCGGTCAACTTGGCGACGTGATGAAGGAGTCGGCGCGTGCGGCCCTTTCGTACGCCAAGAAAAACGCAGCTCGCTTTGGTATCCCCCTCGAGCGATTCGATAACTCAGACGTGCATATCCATGTTCCAGCGGGCGCCGTGCCCAAAGAAGGCCCCTCGGCGGGCATTGCCATTACCGCAGCGCTGGTCTCGGCCCTGGCCGAAATCCCGGTGCGCAACGATGTGGCTATGACCGGAGAAATTACCCTTACCGGGCGGGTGCTGCCCATTGGGGGTGTGAAAGAAAAGGTGCTGGGCGCTCGCCGTGCGGGAATCCGCGAGGTGATTTTGCCTAAGCAAAACCAGCCCGACCTTTCAGACATCCCTGCTTACCTGCGCCAGAACCTTCAGTTTCACTTTGCCGAGGCGTTGGACCAGGTGCTGGACTGGACGCTGGTAGGAGGGCTGCGAGCCCTCGAGCACAAGGCAGCGCCCCCCTCGAAGAAGACCCGCCGGGGCAAAGAACAGCCTGTGGCAAGGGCATAG
- a CDS encoding sulfite exporter TauE/SafE family protein: protein MNLTSLWIGLIAGGFGGLVGLGGGIVAVPLMSIFLKLSQHHAVATSLVMVVFTGLVGAFTYATQGTVDWLAALVIFPSAMLTANWGARFANRLPEWKLKRIFGWYLVVVALSLLLKPYIPHVDEPLQGWLKIIPLIVTGAAAGFASGLLGVGGGTITVPIMVLLVGLEQHTAQGTSLLAMVPSALVGSYTHYRHGNLAQEYVPGLVVGILIGAFAGGLVANQLPEFWLRLVFSGVLIWTALRYVGARPKTSPQAT, encoded by the coding sequence GTGAATCTCACTAGTCTGTGGATCGGCCTGATTGCGGGAGGTTTTGGGGGGTTGGTAGGGCTGGGGGGCGGTATAGTTGCCGTCCCGCTGATGTCGATCTTTCTAAAGCTATCCCAACACCACGCTGTGGCCACGAGCCTGGTAATGGTTGTTTTTACAGGCCTGGTTGGAGCCTTTACCTACGCCACCCAGGGCACAGTGGACTGGTTGGCTGCCCTGGTCATCTTCCCCAGCGCCATGCTCACGGCCAACTGGGGTGCACGTTTTGCCAACCGGCTACCAGAGTGGAAACTCAAGCGGATATTCGGCTGGTACCTGGTTGTGGTTGCCCTGAGCCTGTTGCTCAAACCCTACATCCCCCATGTCGACGAGCCCTTGCAAGGATGGCTTAAGATTATTCCACTCATCGTTACGGGTGCAGCAGCGGGTTTCGCCTCAGGCTTGCTGGGCGTGGGTGGTGGCACCATTACGGTACCGATTATGGTGCTGCTGGTGGGCCTCGAGCAGCACACAGCCCAGGGCACTTCCCTGCTGGCTATGGTGCCATCGGCGCTGGTGGGTTCTTATACCCACTACCGTCACGGCAACCTGGCCCAGGAGTATGTGCCGGGATTGGTTGTGGGCATTCTGATCGGGGCCTTTGCCGGCGGTTTGGTAGCCAACCAGCTACCTGAGTTCTGGCTTAGGCTGGTATTTTCTGGGGTACTGATCTGGACAGCTCTGCGCTACGTGGGGGCCAGACCCAAAACCAGCCCCCAGGCTACGTAA
- a CDS encoding DUF1517 domain-containing protein, with the protein MRRTGVWVLLLLWALVSWPSSPAGNSLGGPGWSSAIAQRSGGGVGGRGGFSAPRSSPSIPRVNPSPAPSLPLPTPRRYPSYPTYPPSAPGYPSTRPPVFVTPGAGYNFDLIALVFIVGIVVVSLSMVRGLQRAATGAGAGSELESTVARLRLATLYSPQLQASLRHNAEVADTESVRGLADLIDNTAVLLLREQAGWRYGMYEVWMGSLDKAEGQFDAWMTETRSEFVETYRHFEGKEVVQGAYQPRAEPDGRYLLVTLLLAVRGSLPPVATPLRREGVRQALMALASSSPTNTLAAYVAWTPESEGEALTEQDLLLGWPKLELL; encoded by the coding sequence ATGAGACGCACTGGGGTTTGGGTTCTTCTATTGCTATGGGCCCTGGTTTCCTGGCCCAGCAGTCCAGCCGGTAACAGTCTGGGCGGGCCGGGATGGAGCAGTGCCATCGCCCAGCGCAGTGGAGGCGGTGTGGGCGGTCGCGGTGGCTTTTCGGCACCCCGCTCGAGCCCCTCCATTCCCAGGGTCAATCCCTCGCCTGCTCCCTCCCTGCCCCTGCCAACCCCGCGCCGGTATCCCAGCTACCCCACCTACCCCCCCAGTGCCCCAGGCTATCCCAGCACCCGACCGCCCGTTTTTGTAACTCCAGGAGCGGGCTACAACTTCGACCTGATCGCACTAGTGTTCATTGTGGGCATCGTTGTGGTCAGCCTCTCGATGGTGCGGGGGTTGCAACGGGCCGCAACTGGCGCTGGAGCAGGCAGCGAGCTCGAGAGCACAGTGGCCCGGCTTCGACTAGCCACCCTCTACAGCCCCCAGCTGCAGGCCAGCCTGCGCCACAATGCCGAGGTAGCCGATACCGAGAGCGTGCGGGGGCTGGCCGACCTGATAGACAACACCGCCGTGTTGCTGCTGCGCGAGCAGGCTGGCTGGCGGTATGGCATGTATGAGGTTTGGATGGGCAGCCTGGACAAAGCCGAGGGGCAGTTCGATGCCTGGATGACCGAGACCCGCTCGGAGTTTGTTGAAACCTACCGGCACTTCGAAGGCAAAGAGGTGGTTCAGGGCGCTTATCAGCCCAGGGCCGAACCCGATGGGCGCTACCTGCTGGTAACGCTGTTGCTGGCCGTGAGGGGCAGCCTGCCCCCGGTAGCCACCCCCTTGCGCCGCGAGGGGGTGCGCCAGGCCCTAATGGCCCTGGCCTCCTCGAGCCCCACCAACACCCTGGCCGCCTACGTGGCCTGGACCCCCGAGTCCGAGGGCGAAGCCCTCACCGAGCAGGACTTGCTGCTGGGCTGGCCCAAACTCGAGCTGCTCTAG
- a CDS encoding redoxin domain-containing protein, with product MAIHVGDRLPEVTVFNTSAEPVSLAGLAQGRPGVLLFFPAAHTRVCEKELCTFRDGLAEYNQLGVEVYGLSVDTPWTLAAYARSLGLAFPLFSDYNREATRAFGLEISLRGLPGFSQRAAYVFEASGRIAWAWVAEVAAQEPPYLEVAEAVKALAEARV from the coding sequence ATGGCGATTCACGTAGGAGACCGTCTACCCGAGGTAACCGTGTTCAACACTTCTGCCGAGCCGGTATCGCTGGCGGGGCTGGCACAAGGAAGGCCGGGGGTATTGCTTTTTTTTCCGGCTGCACACACCCGGGTGTGCGAAAAGGAGCTGTGCACCTTCCGCGATGGGCTGGCGGAGTACAACCAGCTTGGGGTTGAGGTGTATGGCCTGAGTGTGGACACCCCCTGGACCCTGGCCGCTTATGCCAGGTCGCTGGGTCTGGCCTTTCCGCTGTTCTCCGATTACAACCGGGAAGCCACCCGGGCCTTTGGGCTCGAGATTAGCCTGCGGGGTCTACCCGGCTTTTCCCAGCGGGCGGCCTATGTGTTCGAGGCTTCCGGCCGCATCGCCTGGGCCTGGGTGGCCGAGGTGGCGGCCCAGGAGCCCCCCTACCTGGAGGTGGCCGAAGCGGTGAAGGCCCTGGCCGAGGCCAGGGTTTAA